From the genome of Longispora fulva:
ACCAAGAGAATCCTCCCCCTCGCCCTCGGGGTCGCCCTCGTCGGCGGCCTGATCGCCGGGGTCGCCGGCACCTCCTTCGCCCAGGGCGACTCGACGGCCCTCTCCGCGAGCCACAGCGAGAGCGTCGCCGACCTGACCGCCGACGCGGAGACCGACCGGATCGCGGCCGAGGCGCTCGCCGCCGCCAAGCCGGTGCCGTGCCCCGCCAGGACCACGGCGAAGATGTGCACGCTGTACCGGGCGGCGCTGACCGCGTCCACGGCCGGCAAATACAAGTGGGACAGCATCGGGTGCTACCGGCAGGACCGACTGCCGTACCACCCGGAGGGCCGGGCGTGTGACCTCGTGTACGGCACCATCGGCAGGCGGGCCGCCGGGGACAACCTCTCCGACGGGACGGCCATGAAGAACTGGCTGGTGAAGAACCACACGAAGTACAAGATCGACCACATCATCTGGCGGGGCGTCATCTACTCGCCCAACGGCAACTGGAAGGGCCACCCGCAGCCGAACTGCAACTCCGGCAAGATCACGGAGTGCCACTACGACCACGTGCACGTGGCGGTGGTCCGCTAGCCGGATCCGAGCGCGGGCGCCGGGTTCCCCGGCGCCCGCGCTGACGTCGCCGGAGGCCACAGTGGATCCCCTGTGAACACGCCGTTCTGGCGAGGCCATTTCAGATAGTGCGACAAACGGGCGCCTGGGTCCAGTGACCAACATTCACTCAACAAGTGACCACTATTCGCGGCCCAGTGACGAGAGTGGAATGGAGAGCAGAGAGGAACCCACATGGACAGCACCACAAAAGTGCCAGTCGGCGGACACCTGCTCCGAGAACTGCTCTGGTGCGGGGCCGTCTGCCACAAGCCGATGTTCGCGGCCGTGCTCGACGGCACGGCCATCTACCACTGTTCCTGCCTCATCGTGGACGCCGAGGCGGTGGACGCGCACGCGTGGCGCCAGTTCGAGCGGGACCATGAATGGCTCGCCGGCGCCGTTCCGCCGCACTGCCGGGGCCACGTGCTCGGGCACGCCACGGGCGCGGTCACTTATCGACCGGTACCCGGTGGCGGATTCGTTCTTTCTTTCGAATCGCGGAACTAGAGACCCGCGTATCCGGCGAGCAGGATGTCGACCGCCTCGGCGAAGCGGTGGTCGAAGTCGAGCCCGACCCCGGTGGTCAGCACCTCGGCGAGATTCGGAAAGGCGCCCAGGTCCCGCCCGTCCAGGTCCGGCTCGCTGCCCTCGTGACCGGGCGTCCGGCCGACCTCGGCGAGCGTGAGGCCGATGGTGAGGGTCGCCAGCACGTTGAGCATGTCCATGGCCCGCCCGAGGGGCAGCCCTGCCGCCCGGAGCCCGCCCAACCAGCCGTCGAGCACGCGTAGACCGTCGGGCGAGTTCAGCGGCCGGGTCGCGGCCAGCGGGAGGATTCCGGGATGGGCGAGCAGGACTGAGCGGAAGCCGTGGGTGAACCGGCGCAGCCAGGGCACCCAGGAATCGTCCTCCGCCGGTGGCGGGCCGGTGAAGGCGAGTTCGAGCGTCCGGTCCACGAGCCCGTCGAGCAGGGCTTCCTTGTTCGGGAAGTAGTGGTAGATGGTCATCGCCTCGACGCCCAGCTCCGCGCCGAGTTTGCGCATGGACAGCGCCGCCAGGCCGTGGCCGTCCACATAGCCCAGCGCGGCGTCGAGGATTCGCTCCCGGGTCAGGCCCTTCTTCACACCGTTACCCCCTTGACTCACCCTTACAGCGTAAGTGAGACTACCTCAGCACACGGCCTTACACCGTAAGATGGAGTCTCCGATGCTGACGACCGCACTGTTCCTGATCCTCGCCGCAGTGGCCTACTTCCTGGTCACCACCCTGGTCGACCTGTATCCGCTCAACAACGTGCGCGGCGCGCGGCGCTCCGAACGGCTTGCCGAGGTGAAGATCAACGCCCCGGTGATGGCACTGCCGGCGCTGTTGCTCGCCGGGGCTGCCGCCTTCCGGCTGCCCTTTCTGGGGTACGCGGCCGGCGCCGTCGAATCCCTCGTCGTCCTCGGCGGCCTGCTGCTGTGGTGGCTGCCCTACCTGGCCGGGATCACCGTGCCGTGGGCGACCACGTCCGCCGAGGTCACCTGGGCCGACCTGCACAGCCGCACCTACGCCCGGACCCTGATCGTCCTGCCGCGGCTGGGCGACCGGCCCCGGCCCAACGTCGAACACATGATCCTGCACGCGCTGATCCTCGCCGCGGCCGTCTGCACGTTCGCGGCGACGGCGGCGCTCTGAGCCCGGCGGCGGTCCGGCCGCTGCCGGTCCGCCGCCCCGCGCGGTGCTACCTGGCGATGTCCGTCCGGTGCTGTTCCCCGTCGAAGCGCACCTTTTCCACCAGCTGGTACGCCGCCGCCCGGGCTCCGGCCACCGAGTCGGCGACCGCCGTGCAGCACAGCACCCGGCCACCGGCCGTGACGAGCGCGCCGTCCGCGCGCAGTGCCGTGCCGGCGTGGATGACGCCCGGGGCCTCGGCGCCGGTGATGACGTCCCCGGACCGCGACGAGGCCGGGTAGCCGGCCGACGCCATGACGACCGCCACCGCGCCGCCGTCCCGCCACTCCAGCGGCGGGTGCTCGGCGAGGGTGCCGGTCGCGGCGGCGGTCAGCAGCCCACCGAGCCCCGTCCGGAGCAGCGGCAGCACGACCTGGGTCTCCGGGTCGCCGAACCGCACGTTGAACTCGATCACCTTCGGGCCCTTGGCCGTCAGGGCGAGACCGACGAACAGGAGCCCCTGGAAGGGGGTACCCCGATCCGCCATCTCCCGGAGCACCGGCCCCACCACCTGCGACATCACGGTCGGCACCAGATCGGCGGGCGCCCAGGTCAGCGGGGCGTACGCGCCCATCCCGCCGGTGTTCGGCCCCGTGTCGCCGTCGCCGATCCGCTTGAAGTCCTGCGCGGGGAGCAGCGGCACACCGGTCAGCCCGTGGCACACCACGAACAGCGAGACCTCCGGCCCGTCCAGGTACTCCTCGATCACCACCCGGCCACAGGCCGCGGCGTGCGCGAGGGCCGCGTCCCGGTCATCGGTGACCACGACGCCCTTGCCGGCGGCCAGCGCGTCATCCTTGACCACGTACGTCGGGCCGAACTCGTCGAGCGCGGCGGCGGCCTGCTCGGGGGTGTCACACGTGTACGACCGCGCGGTCGGCACCCCGGCGGCGGCCATCACGCCCTTGGAGAAGTCCTTGGAGCCCTCCAGCCGGGCGGCCTCGATCGACGGCCCGAAGCAGGCGACCCCGGCGGCGCGGACCGCGTCGGCGACCCCGGCGACCAGCGGCGCCTCGGGGCCGACGATGACCAGGTCGGCGGCGGTGTCCACAGCCAGGGCCGCGACGGCCCCCGGGTCCATCGGGTCGACGGCGCGCAGCTCGGCGAGCGGGGCCATCCCGGGGTTGCCGGGGGCCGCCAGGACGTGGCTGACGGCTGGGTCGAGGGACAGGGCGGTGACCAGGGCATGCTCGCGTCCCCCGGTGCCGATCACAAGTACGCGCACAAGTCGGTAGCCTATGCGGTATCACGGCGATACCATCGAGGGCATGGCCATGACTCTCCGCCTCAGCGAATCCCAGAGCGCCGCGCTCCGGCAGCGCGCCGAGCTCGAGGGCCGCAGCATGCAACAGGTCGCCCTCGACGCCATCGAGGAGTATCTCGTCCGCGCCGCCGACGACGCCACCACCGACGAGCTGGCCGCCCGGGGCGCGCACCGGTTCGCCGAGCTGCTGCGACGGCTCGGGGAGTGACCAGCTACCTGACGCTGGAGCAGACCCTCCGGATCGCCCGCGCTGCCGTCGGCGGCCCCGTGGGAATGCGCGACCTGGGGCTGCTCGACGCGGCTGTGCACCGGCCGCAGGCGACGGTCTTCGGGCAGGACGCGTATCCGACCCTGTTCACCAAGGCCGCCGCGCTGCTGCACTCGATCGCGACGAGCCACCCGCTGGTCGACGGCAACAAACGCCTGGCCTGGTTGGCGACGTACGTGTTCTGCGCCAAGAACGGCGTCGAGCTGGACCCGACCGACGACGGGGCGTACGCGCTGGTGACGGACGTGGCCTCGGGCCGGGTCAACGAGGTGGCGGCGATCGCGGCGACGTTGGAGTCGTTCATCCGCCGATGACGGGCCGGGGCCTCGCCAGGGTCCCGACCCGGTCCCGACGTCAGCGGCGCGGGATCAGCTCGTGGATGACGACGTTCTCGTCCCGGCCGGGGCCGACGCCCACGATGCTCACCTTGGTGCCGCACAGCTCCTCGATGCGCTTGATGTAGTTCTGCGCGTTGACCGGCAGGTCCGAGAACACCCGCGCCTTGGAGATGTCCTCGTCCCAACCGGGCAGGTACTCGTACACCGGCGTCGCGTGGTGGAAGTCCGTCTGGGTCATCGGGATGTCGTGGTGGCGCACCCCGTCGACGTCGTAGGCCACGCAGATCGGCACCTGTTCGATCCCGGACAGGATGTCGAGCTTGGTGACGACGAGGTCGGTGATGCCGTTGAGCCGGGTCGCGTACCGGCCGATGACGGCGTCGAACCAGCCGGTGCGGCGTTCGCGGCCGGTCGTCGTGCCGTACTCGCCACCCGTCTTGCGGATGTGCTCGCCCATCTCGTCATGCAGCTCGGTCGGGAAGGGCCCGGAGCCCACCCGCGTGGTGTACGCCTTGGTCACGCCGATCACCTGGGTGATCCGGGTGGGCGGCACGCCGGCCCCGACGCAGGCCCCGGCGGAGATCGGGTTCGACGAGGTGACGAACGGGTAGGTGCCGTGGTCCATGTCGAGCATCGTGGCCTGCGCGCCCTCGAACAGGACGATGTCGCCCCGGTCGAGCGCGTCCCAGATCAGGGTGCGGGTGTCGACGATGAAGGGCGCGATCCGCTCCGCGTAGCCGAGGTACTCCTCGAGGACCGACTCCAGGTCGATCGCCTTGCGGTTGTACACCTTGGTGAGGATCTGGTTCTTCTCGCGCAGCGCCAGCTCGAGCTTCTTGCGCAGGATGCCCGGGTCGAGCAGGTCCTGGGCGCGGATGCCCATCCGGGCGACCTTGTCGCCGTAGGAGGGGCCGATGCCCCGGCCGGTGGTGCCGATCTTGGCGGAGCCGAGGTAGCGCTCGACGACCCGGTCCAGCGCGCGGTGGTGCGGCATGACCAGGTGCGCGTCGCCGGAGATCCGGAGCCGGGGCGTGACGTCCATGCCGCGCTCGGCCAGGCCGTCGATCTCGGCGAGCAGGACCTTCGGGTCGATGACGACGCCGTTGCCGATCACGATGATCGCGGTGGGGGAGAGCGCGCCCGACGGCAGCAGGTGCAGCGCGTACTTCTGGCCGTCCGGGGTCACCACGGTGTGACCGGCGTTGTTGCCGCCCGAGTAGCGCACGACGTAGTCGGTCTGACCGCCGAGCATGTCGGTGATCTTTCCCTTGCCTTCATCGCCCCACTGCGCGCCAATAAGAATAATTGCTGACATATGTCCGCCCCTAACCCGCGCCGCAGCCTAACCGATGCGGATGAAAGGCTAACCCACGAACTGACGAAGGGGGTCCCGGTGAGCGAGGTCATCATCCTCACGTTGGGTGACGGTGCAGGCGGCTGCTGCGATGACGGCGGGTGTGGGACGCGTACTCCCGTGCTGCACTGCCGCGACGCGCTGGTCGCCGCGGGCGCTGAGGTGACGCTTGTCACGGCGAACTCCGACGCGGAGATCGACGCCGTACTGGAGTCGAACAAACGGCTGGTCGTCGCGGCGAGCACCGACGGGGAGCTGCGGGCGGTGCTCCGCCGGCTCGTGAAGCGCTACGCCCCGGCCCCGGGGAAGCGCACCGCCGACCTGCCGGCCGACCGGACGGTCCCGGACCTGCCCCCGGTCGGCATCCTCCCGCTGGACGCCTCACCCCTGGTGACGCTCCTGGATCTCCCCAAGGACCCGGCGGCGGTCGCGGCGGCGGTCGTGGCCGGCGCGTTCCGCCGGCTGGACCTGCTGCGCACCGACGCCGGCTCGGTGACCCTGAACGGGGCCCTGCTCGGTACCACCGACGAGAGCGGCCGGGCCGTGACCTGGCAGGCGGGCGTCGAGGTGGACGACACGGTGCTCAGCGACGGCACGGAGCCGATACTGGCGGTGGCGATCGCGAACGGCTCGGGCTACGCCACCTTCGACGGCCTGCCCCTCGCCCCGGGCGCGGTCCCCGACGACGGCCTGGTCGACGTGGCCGTCGCCGTGAGCATGGTCTCCCGGGGCCTACTCGGAAAGACCAGGGCCCGCATCGAGGTACGCCGCGCCCGCGGCCGGGCTGTGGGCATCACCCCGAAGGCCGACGGCCTGCCGTACCTGGACGACGGAGTAGAGGGAACCATCCCGAAGCGGCGCAACTGGTGGATCGAACGCGCCGCCTGGGCGGTGTATGTGGGGACCCGCTGAGAACGAATCTGGACTGCACATCCTGGAGAGCCGCAGGGCCCGCCCTAGCGGCCCTCCGCGATGCTTGCCAGATTCGCCCTCAGCGGGCCACTTCGCCTTAGATCAAGAGCGAAGAGCATTTTGTGTTACACGCAGGGTGTGACCGGCGCGCGTCAGCACATCAGCCGGTGAGGGCATCCCCAGCCGCGGGATCACAATCACGGAGGAACTGGGCACAGCGTGCCGCCTCGTCCGACTCGCCGATCGCGTCAGCCGCCCGGCCCAGGGCGTGCAGGGCGCGCAGGAAGCCCTGGTTGGGCTCGTGGTTCCACGGCACCGGGCCGTGCCCCTTCCAGCCGGCGCGCCGGAGCTGGTCGAGGCCGCGGTGGTAGCCGGTGCGGGCGAAGGCGTAGGACGTGACGACCTCGCCGGCCTGGTAGGCACGGTCGGCGAGCGCCGCCCAGGCGGCACTCGACGTCGGGTACTGCGCGGCGACGGTCGACGGGTCCTCACCGGCGGCCAGCGCGGCGGCCGGGCCGGTCTCGATGTCGAGCAGGGTTTCCGGCACTCCGGGCATCAGATTCTTCATCGCACCATTGTCTGGTAGGAAACTACGGACTCTTAACCGAACGGTTGAGACGTGCATCACGCGGACGGCCAGTAAAAGGTGAGCGTCCGGCCGGTAACGCCCAACCGGCCCGGGGCGATACAAATATAACTCCGGAGCCTCCCCAGGACCGGTAACGCAGCCCGGCGTTCCGACAGTGACGCCGGGCTGTTCCCTGTCCGGGCCCGGCGCTACGCCCCGGTGATGATCGCCAATGCCTCGTCGATGTCGTCCGTGACCAGGACAAGGTGCGACCGGTCCCCGCCCGGAGTGCCCGTGAGCAGGGTGCGGAGCAGCGCCGGGGCCGGCACGTCCTCGGTCCAGTAGCGCGTGCCGAGGAACACGAACGGGCCACTGGGGCCGTCGGTGGCATAGAAGGTCTTCGTCGCGGCCTGGAAGACCTCCTGCACCGTGCCGGCCTTACCCTCCGCGAACACGATTCCGCCCCGGGCGAGTCGGAGAATGATGTCCTCGCGCAACGCGTTGCTGAAATACTTGGCGATCTTGGCGGCGAAGAGATTCGCTGGTTCGTGGCCGTACAACCAGGTGGGAATGGCCAGTCCGCCACCGTCCGACGGAAATTCCGCGCGAAGATCCAGAGCCTTTTTCGTGTACCGGTCGTGATCCCGGAAATCCGGTGCCGTCGCCAACTCGTCCACGGCGGCCGACAGCGCCGCCCCGTCCGGCAGGTACGCGCCCAGGTTGGCCGCCTCCATCACCCCGGGGCCGCCACCGGTGACCACGAGCGCGCCCTGGCGGGTGAGCCGGTGGCTGATCTCGGCGGCCTGCCGGTACCCCCGTGATCCGCGCGGCTCGGCGTGCCCGCCCATGATGCCCACCACGGGGCCGCCCGGCCGCAGGTGGCGCCACTCGGCCATGGCCTCCTCGAGCGCGTCGTCGATGCCGGCGTCGTGCAGCCGCTGGGCGATCGCCGTGCGCACGTCGGGGGTCGCGCCGCCCTGCTTGACGAAGTGCCGGTAGACGACGGTGTCGTACATGCCCTCGAAGCCGTCCTGGGCGAACCCCGCCGCGAGGTCCTCGGCCGTGTACAGCCCCGACGGGTGGGTGGAGAACGGCGCGTCCGGGAACGGCGGGATGACCGCCGCGCCCCGGCGGACCATCTCGGCGGCGATCTCGCGGTCCCGGAAGTGGCAGCCGACGAACAGGGTGTCGGCGAGGGCCACGCCGGACAGGTCGACGCCCGACAGGTCCAGGCCCTGCAGGGTCAGGCCGGACAGGCTGCCGTGCTCGACGTACGGGGCGAGCTCGGCGAGGGACTCGATCTCATCGGGGCTGTAGGCCATGCCCACCATCATCCACGGCGGACGGTGCCCCGGCGCGGGTCAGCCCTCGTAGTCCTCACCGGCGTCGGGGATGAGTTGGGCCTGCTCGATCGCGTCGGCCTCGGGGGTCTCGATCCCGATCACCGGCTCCTCCTCGGGCAGCGTCTCCGCCTCGAGGGACTCCTCCAGCACGTCGGACTCCTCCTGCGCGTCGAGATCCGAGATTTCGTCACGGGCCATATGCCCACAGTACGGGCCGAGCGCGACGGCGGGGTGGCACTGCGGAATACTCCGGGTGGAGGGACAGCGCGGTCTCGCGTTTCGATCTAGACAAAAGGAGCAGTAATGCCCATCGCTTCTCCCGAGGTGTACGCCGACATGCTCGACCGCGCCAAGGCCGGCGCGTTCGCGTACCCAGCGATCAACGTGAGCTCCTCGCAGACCCTCAACGCCGCGCTCCGGGGCTTCGCCGAGGCCGAGTCCGACGGCATCATCCAGGTGTCCACCGGCGGGGCGGAGTACCTGTCCGGCCCGACGGTCAAGGACATGGTCACCGGCAGCGTCGCTTTCGCCGCGTACGCGCACGAGGTGGCCAAGAACTTCGGCGTGAACATCGCGCTGCACACCGACCACTGCCCGAAGGACAAGCTGGCCGGCTTCGTCCGCCCGCTGCTGGCGATCTCCGCCGAGCGCGTCGCCCGGGGCGAGAACCCGCTGTTCCAGTCGCACATGTGGGACGGCTCGGCCGTGCCGCTGGACGAGAACCTGCAGATCGCCCAGGAGCTGCTGGCCCAGGCCGCCGCCGCCCGGATCATCCTCGAGGTCGAGATCGGCGTCGTCGGCGGCGAGGAGGACGGCGTCGTCGGGGCGATCGACGAGAAGCTGTACACCTCGGTCGAGGACGGGCTGGCCACGGCCGCGGCGCTGGGCGTCGGCGAGAAGGGCCGCTACATGGCCGCGCTGACCTTCGGCAACGTGCACGGCGTGTACAAGCCGGGCAACGTGAAGCTGCGGCCGGAGATCCTGAAGGAGATCCAGGACGCGGTCGGCGCGAAGTACGGCAAGGACAAGCCCTTCGACCTGGTGTTCCACGGCGGTTCGGGCTCGCTGCTCTCCGAGATCCGCGACGCGCTCGACCACGGCGTGGTGAAGATGAACATCGACACCGACACCCAGTACGCGTTCAGCCGCCCGGTCGCCGCGCACATGTTCCAGAACTACGACGGCGTGCTGAAGGTCGACGGCGAGGTCGGCAACAAGAAGCAGTACGACCCGCGGGCCTGGGGCAAGGCCGCCGAGGGTGGCATGGCCGCCCGGGTCGTCGAGGCGTGCGAGCACCTGCGCTCGACGGGGACCACGTCCTCGAAGTAGCACTCTTCCGCAAGGGGGCGCCGGTCGGCTGACCGGCGCCTTTTCGCGTCCCGGCGCGGTATCCGGGCTGGCCGGGTGCGGTCGGGACAGGCTCGGCCGGGCGGACGCCTGGCGTGACGGCCCGGCTGGCGCTGGGCTGGGTGGCAGGTCAATCGACACCTCCCAGGGAGTACCCGATGAAGGTTCTGCAGAAGTTCGCCCCCGTCGCCGCCGCACTGGCCCTCGCCGCCGGCCTGGTCGCCGGGATCGCCGGCGCCGCCAACGCCGCGGACGCCGGCTACCCGGACAAGGCCCCGGTGGCCGAGTCGCTCACCGAGGAGAGCTTCGACGCGGTGGCGGCCGAGGCGTCCAGCGCGGCGTCGGCGTTCGCGAAGAAGGCCGGCAAGGCCGGTCAGGCCGGCGACCGCGCCTACGGCGTACCGGCATCGGTCACCGCCGCGCAGGCCATCCTCGAGTCCGGCTGGGGCAGGAGCACCCTGGCCAGCAAGTCGAACAACTACTTCGGCATCAAGTGCGTGAACAAGAAGCCGGGCCCGATCGCGAAGAGCTGCAAGGCGTACAGGACGAAGGAGTACGTCAACGGCAAACCCGTCTATGTCACCGCCTACTTCCGGGTGTACGCGAACATGTCCGACTCGTTCAAGGACCACGCGCTGTTCCTGAAGTCCAACAGCCGTTACAAGGCGTGCTTCGATGTGAAGGACAACTCCTCGAAGTTCGCCCAGTGCCTGCAGAGCAAGGGCTACGCCACCGACCCGAACTACGCGAAGACCCTGATCAGCCTCATGAAGACCTACAAGCTCACCCAGTACGACGTGCGCTGACGGTCACGGTGTGACGGGTGTCGCACGCGCCCGCGAGTTCTTCTCACGCCCCGGGTAACCTCGGGGCGTGAACCTCGCAGACAAGACTCAGGCCGCCCTCGACGGCCTCGGATTCAACCCGCTCAACGCGAAGGACTGGCTTCAGGCCATGGGCCCGTTCGCCATGATCGGCGTCTGGTTCATCATGTTCGCCGAAACCGGCCTCCTGGTCGGATTCTTCCTGCCGGGTGACTCGCTGCTGTTCCTGGCCGGGGTCGCCTCCTCCGACGTGGCGCTCGAGATCGTCGGCACCAAGATCTCACTGGTCGGGCTGCTGATCGGCGCGCCGATCGCCGCGATCGTCGGCGCGCAGCTCGGCCACCACCTGGGCGCGAGGTACGGGCGGAAGCTGTTCGAGAACCAGAAGTCCCGGCTGTTCCAGAAGCTGTTCAAGCCGGAGTACATCGAGAAGGCCGAGCACTACTTCACGAAGTTCGGCCCGAGCAAGGCCGTGGTGCTGGCCCGGTTCATCCCCATCGTGCGCACCGTGCTGAACCCGGTGGCCGGGATGCTGGGCATGCCGGCCCGGCAGTTCTTCGTGTGGAACGTGCTCGGCGGCGTGCTCTGGACCGACGGGATCATCCTCGGCGGCCACTTCCTCGCCAAGCAGATCCTCGACAGCATCGGCGTCGAGAATGTCGACAAGTACATCCTGCCGTTCATCTTGGTGATCGTGTTGATCTCGATGATTCCGATCTTCATCGAGATCATCCGGAACCTGCGCGAGCGCAAGCGCGCCAAGGCGAATATCGGCTGAACGCACAAAAGAAGGAGGCACCCGATCCGGGTGCCTCCTTCTTTTGTTTGTTACTAGCGGGTCTTGCGGCCACCACGCTTGCGCGGCGGGGTCAGCAGCTCGGCGACAGCGCCGATCGCGGACGGCACCAGGCGGTAGAAGGCCCACACGCCGCGCTTCTCGCGCTCGAGGAGCTGGGCCTCCGTGAGGATGCGCAGGTGGTGGGAGACGGTCGGCTGGCTCAGCCCCAGGGGCGCGGTCAGGTCGCACACGCACGCCTCACCGTCCGGGGACGACTGGATCAGGCTCAGCAGGCGAAGCCGAGCCGGGTCGGCGAGCGCCTTCAGCACGCCAGCAAGGCGCTCGGCATCCGCACGCTCCAGAGGCTCGCCGGTGAGCGGCGACAGGTTGGGCATCATTTTCTCGGCCACGGCGGCACCCACGTGCTTCATCCTTCCAACACTACTATCGATTTGAATAGATATTCACAAATCCAGATCAGCGGCTTCTCGTTAGAGAATGCCACGCGGAGCGGTCATCGACCCTGTGTGTCGCCTCACGCTCATCTAGAGAGCTAACGACTGTCGGCCGATAGGTTGACGGCCTACTCACAGGAAACATCGTAAACCACCGATCTGGGTCAAGCCTATCCGGATCAGGACAACCCTAGATCTTTCAGGGTGTACGCGGCGCGACAGTCCAGCCCAGCGGCCCGGATCGTGTCCCCGGCACCGCGGTCCACAATCAAGGCCACCCCGGCCACGACCCCACCGGCCTCGCGGACACCCTCCACCGCGGTCAGCGGGCTACCGCCGGTCGTCGAGACGTCCTCGACCACCAGCACCCGTTTCCCGGTGACGCTCGGACCCTCGATGCGCTGCTGCATACCGTGCGCCTTCGCGGCCTTGCGGACCACGAACGCGTCGATCGGCCGGCCGGGCGCGTGCATGACCGCGCCGGCCACCGGGTCGGCGCCCAGGGTCAGGCCACCGACGGCGGCGTAGTCCCAGTCGGACGTCAGATCGCGCAGCACGCGACCCACCAGCGGGGCGGCGGCGTGGTGCAGGGAGATGCGGCGCAGGTCCAGGTAGTAGTCGGCCTCCAGACCGGAGGAGAGCACCACCTTGCCGTGCACGACGGCCAATTCCTTGATCAGCTGAAGCAGGTCGTCACGGTCGGTCATAGTGATGAGCTTACGTACCTGCGTCGCGCGACTTTCCCCGGGTGTCCCCTGCCAGGCGATACATCAGGGTCGACGGCAAGTGTCGCAGCAGGAACACCGACACCTTGTACTTCACGCTCGGTATCGACACCAGCTTCCCGCGCCGGAAGTCCCGCAGTCCGTCGCGGACAACCTGCTCCGCCGAGAGCCATGACCACGACGGCTGGCCCTTCTTCGAGATGCCCGCCCGGTCGTGGAACTCGGTGTGGGTGAAACCGGGGCACAACGACATGACGTGGACCCCGCGCTTGCGCACCGACAACGCGATCGACTGGCTGAAGTTGGTGACCCACGCCTTCGACGACGAGTACGTCGAGCCGGGGGACAGCACGCCGAAACCCGCCACCGACGACACGTTGATGACCCCGCCCGAGCCCTGGGCGACCATGTGCGGCAACGCCGCGTGCGTCAGACGGAGCACCGCCTCGACGTTCAGCCGGAGCATCCGGCGCTCGTCGGCGTAGTCCACCTTGACGAAGGACGTGTTCAGGCCGATGCCGGCATTGTTGACCAGCAGGTCGACGCCTTCGGCGAGCCGGTCGGCCACGGTGGAACAACCGGCCTCCTCCGCCAGATCCGCCGGCAGCACCTCGACGACTCTGCCGTGCTCCGTGCGGAGCCCCTCGGCGAAGGACTCCAGCCGGGCCGCGTCGCGGGCCACGAGCACCAGGTCGTAGCCGTCGTGGGCGAGCTGGCGCGCGAACTCCGCGCCGATGCCGGCGGTCGCGCCGGTGATGAGAGCGGTGGGCACGCTGCTCAACGTAGCGTGCCCACCGTCGTTTGTCTTAGAACTGCTCCGTCGGGGGAATCCACTCCGCGACCGGCTTCTTGAAGTACGCGTTCGCGGCCGGCAGGGCCAGCATGATGATCGCCGCGAGCAGCGAGATCGCGATGAGCGCCTGGACGGTGACGCTCACCGGCACCAGCCAACCGGGCTGGGCGTCGAGCATCTTCGTGTAGGCGTCACGCTGGGCGCCCTCGGGGATCGAGTCCTTCAGGGCGCCCTGCAGGCCCACCGAACCGGCGCCGCAGACGCAGCACAGCGAGGCGATACCGGCGAACACCCAGGTCAGGATGCGGGCGACCTGCTTGCCCTGCGAGGTGTAGAACGCCAGCGCGACGAAGCCGAGCGCGATGACGGCGTTGATGACGACGCCGACGACGCCGCCGATCTGCTGGAAGTTCTTCATGGGGCCGCCGCCGCCGGGCATCGACTTG
Proteins encoded in this window:
- the fbaA gene encoding class II fructose-bisphosphate aldolase; this translates as MPIASPEVYADMLDRAKAGAFAYPAINVSSSQTLNAALRGFAEAESDGIIQVSTGGAEYLSGPTVKDMVTGSVAFAAYAHEVAKNFGVNIALHTDHCPKDKLAGFVRPLLAISAERVARGENPLFQSHMWDGSAVPLDENLQIAQELLAQAAAARIILEVEIGVVGGEEDGVVGAIDEKLYTSVEDGLATAAALGVGEKGRYMAALTFGNVHGVYKPGNVKLRPEILKEIQDAVGAKYGKDKPFDLVFHGGSGSLLSEIRDALDHGVVKMNIDTDTQYAFSRPVAAHMFQNYDGVLKVDGEVGNKKQYDPRAWGKAAEGGMAARVVEACEHLRSTGTTSSK
- a CDS encoding glucosaminidase domain-containing protein, whose translation is MKVLQKFAPVAAALALAAGLVAGIAGAANAADAGYPDKAPVAESLTEESFDAVAAEASSAASAFAKKAGKAGQAGDRAYGVPASVTAAQAILESGWGRSTLASKSNNYFGIKCVNKKPGPIAKSCKAYRTKEYVNGKPVYVTAYFRVYANMSDSFKDHALFLKSNSRYKACFDVKDNSSKFAQCLQSKGYATDPNYAKTLISLMKTYKLTQYDVR
- a CDS encoding DedA family protein, translating into MNLADKTQAALDGLGFNPLNAKDWLQAMGPFAMIGVWFIMFAETGLLVGFFLPGDSLLFLAGVASSDVALEIVGTKISLVGLLIGAPIAAIVGAQLGHHLGARYGRKLFENQKSRLFQKLFKPEYIEKAEHYFTKFGPSKAVVLARFIPIVRTVLNPVAGMLGMPARQFFVWNVLGGVLWTDGIILGGHFLAKQILDSIGVENVDKYILPFILVIVLISMIPIFIEIIRNLRERKRAKANIG
- a CDS encoding ArsR/SmtB family transcription factor, with protein sequence MKHVGAAVAEKMMPNLSPLTGEPLERADAERLAGVLKALADPARLRLLSLIQSSPDGEACVCDLTAPLGLSQPTVSHHLRILTEAQLLEREKRGVWAFYRLVPSAIGAVAELLTPPRKRGGRKTR
- the pyrE gene encoding orotate phosphoribosyltransferase yields the protein MTDRDDLLQLIKELAVVHGKVVLSSGLEADYYLDLRRISLHHAAAPLVGRVLRDLTSDWDYAAVGGLTLGADPVAGAVMHAPGRPIDAFVVRKAAKAHGMQQRIEGPSVTGKRVLVVEDVSTTGGSPLTAVEGVREAGGVVAGVALIVDRGAGDTIRAAGLDCRAAYTLKDLGLS
- a CDS encoding SDR family NAD(P)-dependent oxidoreductase; protein product: MPTALITGATAGIGAEFARQLAHDGYDLVLVARDAARLESFAEGLRTEHGRVVEVLPADLAEEAGCSTVADRLAEGVDLLVNNAGIGLNTSFVKVDYADERRMLRLNVEAVLRLTHAALPHMVAQGSGGVINVSSVAGFGVLSPGSTYSSSKAWVTNFSQSIALSVRKRGVHVMSLCPGFTHTEFHDRAGISKKGQPSWSWLSAEQVVRDGLRDFRRGKLVSIPSVKYKVSVFLLRHLPSTLMYRLAGDTRGKSRDAGT